The following proteins are encoded in a genomic region of Vibrio spartinae:
- a CDS encoding non-ribosomal peptide synthetase, giving the protein MTQDRSFLQEAVSPERLAQLVSQASSGRHKKKTDTKLISRPVQLDTPLELSFAQQRLWFLERLHGQTGAYTVPLALNIKGRADVSRIRTVLETIVVRHQSLRTCFPALDGRPVQIIRERIKLPFDCEAIPENADETWVEKRIQTILSEPFDLSNGPLIRGVFLSRSSQEHLLLVVMHHIIADGWSLGVLMQEFSRLYCGESLAELPIQYTDFANWQKSWLQGEPLQQLIDNWQSMLPQELEPLALPLDRPRPDSQSFNGAQMRRKLSPQLLARLMTFCAQGTESGSRMTPFSVLLAIDALVLSYYSGQQYSDQQPIVIGCPVANRQHKENESLIGFFINTLPIAIEVDTNKSFRELMGVVSQRVLKALDNQALPFEQIVEFLHPERSLDRNPVFQTAFVMQNMPLPALQFGGLSMHPYLVDSGKAKFDLTLEVIELASEWILTFEYATDLFDHDTIAGFADDWLHLAERVLTSPDVPLRQLSLVSEATVKQYCLWNQTTTIWPQPHDNIVAMFERQAQQHPGIPAIRTGHDSLSYQTLNQRANRLAHELIGQGIAPDEIVAIAIPRHPDFIVAVLAVLKAGAAFLPLDPTLPQKRTLLMMQKTNARLLLSLRDRDLVADDTIPRFFIDRFDVEQSGSADDSDPTGRLKPDMGAYVIFTSGSTGTPKGVINRHGGLLNRILWMQQTYNLKPGERVLHKTPMTFDVSIWEYLWPLSCGGTVVLAPLQAQTDSACLIETIRQQQIAVMHFVPSLLSLFLQDNDTDIDEEIPDSLRLLILSGEALSPQLRDDFCRRFPQIQLENLYGPTEAAIDVSCKSCQGEKNPRVTIGRPIANTRLYVLDAQLRPVNLGAVGELFIAGDNLARGYVGQGDLTAEKFLPDPFSETGGERMYATGDLARYTREGELEFLGRRDSQLKLRGVRIEPDEIEVILCQLPEIRAAMVTVTRQQLVAVVTLQAGAVPCHEVWLEQLAEQLPYSMVPGQILIVDDIPRTSTGKLDRRLSPSLEQQLTDDGNQALVVARTVTEARLLRIWQELLEIKSIGIENDFFTLGGHSLLAIRLCSRIQAVFCVDLSLRELFRQRTVAAQAALIDASDTLVASATPMPKAVPDRLHRYDAFLLNPVQQAYWIGRGQDFQLGNTSAHLYVEIETTGLSLHVLQQALNQLIRRHDMLRCVIHEDGTQQILAEVEDYSIHSHDLRDVDAAQIASAASVLRYQMSHQVIEVHSWPLFDIRALLLPQEKIRLHISFDLLVGDAMSWLLFCRELGQLSRFPERELPELTLSFRDYLLSEQMLIQSDEYQRARDYWQQRLDTLPPAPALPLSSSSSPMPEVIHFERRSGQLSKTQWDSLKSYAAAVGVTPSVLLITAFSQVLGLWAKSPAFTLNLTLFNRQPVHPDVNSILGDFTSLTLLEIDTRSGQSFAALARTVQERLLDDLDHRQYGGVDVLRDLSRRRGQEGQAIMPVVFSSILPQFGQGQDTAILRELGELVYGITQTPQIYCDHQVYEQDGALHFNWDIVETMFPDGLWNDMFQTYCALLEQLLDPDVWEMAEPVPLPLWQQQQLERAHDTQRHFRDADMSISELVSRQAEKFPNSVAIASPMRSLTYAELNREANGVAGWLLSQRVSADCLIAVVMQKGWEQAVATLSIFKAGAAYLPIDADLPRARIEMLLAQGEVTLVLTQSWIDARIDWPEHLMVMAVDEAPELLEDFSSPAVTVSPDHLAYVIFTSGSTGQPKGVEMTHRAVVNTLLDINERLGVWSGDRIFALSSLSFDLSVYDLFGSLIAGATAVLPDCHRLREPAHWLARIKQEQVTLWNSVPALMDLLIDALDGSNERLPATLRAVLLSGDWIPLTLPRRLRSRTMNPGLQLMSLGGATEAAIWSIAYPIGPIDPAWRSIPYGLELSNQQFHVLDQQGRERPVWAVGELHISGAGLMRGYWRNQQETTHRLSVHPVTGQRLYATGDLGRRLPDGTIEFLGRDDTQVKVAGHRIELGEIETVLRRHPSVREAVVSVSDATGTGKRLAAYVIRAEDCDVGTGALKAYLQAQLPVYMIPTSIDILETFPLTGNGKVDRRALCPQFSTGVAEAAIATVRPKDIVTAPSAEISKLERVGRIVSDTLGIADIGAQTNLLELGVSSVDIVRMANAFEQAWSVRLSFREFYRQPTIAALAEMCGGDDEIHADTTTGGSQAIAPVEVILDPMARRRFKAEHPGYPEFPDELVRFPLGAIPETETIVLTERQTHRQFSTEVLAAQPLCGLFACLSRLPESDRYLYPSTGGVYALRTYICLHEGKVSGMPAGLYCLEPRENALVLIDTDFQVPPEIHDPFVNRPIFEQAAFSVLIFAHLPALLPLYGEMAPDLSRVEAGYLGQLLMMRAAQYQIGLCPIGTIDVNLIRERFGVEDGEMFVHGFLGGGLDESTISQDLTRTRL; this is encoded by the coding sequence ATGACACAGGACCGCTCTTTTCTTCAGGAAGCCGTTTCGCCGGAAAGACTGGCGCAATTGGTTAGTCAGGCTTCCTCTGGGCGCCACAAAAAAAAGACTGACACGAAGCTCATCTCCCGGCCAGTACAGTTAGATACTCCGCTCGAACTTTCATTTGCTCAGCAACGGTTATGGTTTCTCGAACGCTTACATGGGCAGACTGGTGCTTATACGGTGCCTCTGGCTCTCAATATTAAGGGAAGAGCGGATGTTTCCCGGATCCGGACCGTGTTGGAAACGATCGTCGTACGGCACCAGTCGCTTCGGACCTGTTTTCCTGCGCTTGATGGTCGGCCGGTGCAGATCATACGGGAACGAATCAAACTACCATTCGATTGTGAAGCGATTCCAGAAAATGCCGATGAGACATGGGTTGAAAAGCGAATTCAAACGATACTGTCTGAGCCTTTCGATTTAAGCAACGGACCGCTGATCCGGGGTGTGTTTTTGTCGCGTTCTTCACAAGAGCATCTCTTACTAGTGGTCATGCATCACATCATTGCCGATGGCTGGTCACTGGGCGTTCTGATGCAGGAATTTTCCCGACTCTACTGCGGAGAGTCTCTGGCTGAACTTCCCATTCAATATACGGATTTTGCCAACTGGCAGAAATCATGGTTGCAGGGGGAACCGTTGCAACAGTTGATCGATAACTGGCAGAGCATGCTTCCCCAAGAACTTGAGCCGCTGGCGTTGCCGCTTGATCGACCCCGTCCGGACAGCCAGAGTTTTAATGGTGCACAGATGCGCCGTAAACTCTCCCCACAACTGCTGGCCAGACTGATGACATTTTGTGCGCAGGGGACGGAAAGCGGGAGCCGGATGACTCCGTTCTCCGTATTGCTGGCGATCGATGCGCTGGTACTGTCATATTACAGTGGTCAGCAATACAGTGATCAACAACCGATCGTGATCGGCTGTCCGGTTGCTAACCGACAGCACAAAGAGAATGAATCGCTGATCGGTTTTTTTATCAATACGCTGCCTATTGCGATCGAGGTGGACACGAATAAAAGTTTCCGAGAACTGATGGGGGTGGTTAGTCAGAGGGTTTTGAAGGCACTGGACAATCAAGCGCTGCCTTTCGAGCAGATCGTCGAGTTTTTGCATCCGGAGCGGAGTCTGGATCGCAATCCGGTCTTTCAGACGGCCTTCGTGATGCAGAATATGCCGTTACCTGCGCTGCAATTCGGTGGATTGTCGATGCATCCTTACTTGGTTGACAGCGGAAAAGCAAAATTTGATCTGACACTGGAAGTTATCGAACTGGCATCGGAGTGGATCCTGACGTTTGAATATGCCACGGATCTGTTCGACCATGACACAATCGCGGGATTTGCTGACGACTGGTTGCATCTGGCCGAGCGGGTACTGACATCACCGGATGTTCCGTTACGACAGCTTTCTCTGGTTAGTGAAGCCACCGTCAAGCAGTATTGTCTCTGGAATCAGACCACGACCATCTGGCCGCAACCGCACGACAACATTGTTGCAATGTTTGAGCGTCAGGCCCAGCAACATCCGGGTATCCCGGCTATCCGGACCGGGCACGATTCACTTTCTTATCAAACGTTGAACCAGCGTGCCAATCGACTGGCACACGAACTCATTGGACAGGGAATTGCTCCGGATGAAATCGTTGCGATCGCCATTCCCCGTCATCCGGATTTTATCGTTGCCGTTTTGGCGGTTCTGAAGGCTGGTGCGGCATTTTTGCCTCTTGATCCGACGCTTCCGCAGAAACGTACCTTGCTGATGATGCAAAAGACCAATGCACGTCTGCTGCTGTCCCTCCGGGATCGGGATTTGGTAGCGGATGACACGATCCCTCGGTTTTTTATTGATCGGTTTGACGTGGAACAAAGTGGTTCTGCCGATGATTCAGACCCGACTGGTCGCCTGAAACCGGATATGGGCGCATATGTCATCTTTACCAGCGGCTCGACCGGGACGCCGAAAGGCGTCATCAATCGGCATGGCGGTTTGCTCAACCGAATTTTGTGGATGCAGCAAACTTACAACTTAAAGCCGGGAGAACGAGTGTTGCATAAAACCCCGATGACGTTTGATGTGTCTATCTGGGAATACTTGTGGCCGTTGTCGTGTGGTGGGACAGTCGTACTGGCACCATTGCAGGCCCAAACAGACAGTGCTTGTCTGATTGAAACCATTCGTCAACAGCAAATCGCAGTGATGCACTTTGTGCCTTCACTGCTTAGTCTGTTCCTGCAGGACAATGATACTGACATTGACGAAGAGATACCGGACAGTCTACGTCTGCTGATTCTCAGTGGCGAAGCTCTCTCTCCTCAGTTGCGGGATGATTTCTGTCGCCGTTTTCCACAGATCCAGCTTGAGAACCTTTATGGTCCGACTGAAGCGGCTATCGACGTGTCATGCAAGTCGTGTCAGGGAGAGAAAAACCCGCGGGTGACGATTGGCCGGCCGATTGCGAATACTCGGTTATATGTGTTGGATGCACAGTTACGGCCGGTCAATCTCGGTGCCGTCGGTGAGCTGTTTATCGCCGGGGACAACCTAGCACGTGGCTATGTCGGCCAGGGCGATCTGACAGCGGAGAAATTTCTTCCGGATCCGTTTTCTGAAACAGGGGGAGAACGAATGTATGCTACGGGCGATCTGGCGCGTTACACCCGAGAGGGAGAGCTTGAATTTCTCGGGCGCCGGGACAGTCAGTTAAAGCTGCGAGGGGTGCGTATCGAACCTGACGAAATTGAAGTTATTTTGTGTCAGTTACCCGAAATTCGCGCTGCAATGGTGACCGTGACCCGACAGCAACTGGTGGCTGTTGTCACATTGCAGGCCGGGGCTGTGCCCTGTCATGAGGTATGGCTGGAGCAACTTGCTGAACAATTGCCGTACAGTATGGTACCCGGGCAGATCCTGATTGTCGATGATATTCCCCGGACTTCAACTGGTAAGCTGGATCGTCGTCTGTCCCCATCACTGGAACAGCAGTTGACGGACGATGGGAATCAGGCGCTTGTTGTGGCTCGAACGGTTACCGAAGCACGCCTGTTGCGAATCTGGCAGGAGCTTTTGGAAATCAAGAGCATTGGGATTGAGAATGACTTCTTTACTTTGGGCGGACATTCATTGCTGGCGATTCGGCTCTGCAGCCGGATTCAGGCCGTTTTTTGTGTTGATCTGTCGCTGCGGGAGCTGTTCCGTCAAAGAACGGTGGCAGCTCAGGCTGCTTTGATCGATGCCAGCGATACCTTGGTGGCTTCCGCAACCCCAATGCCCAAGGCTGTACCTGATCGATTACACCGCTATGACGCATTCTTATTGAATCCGGTCCAACAGGCTTACTGGATCGGGCGAGGGCAGGACTTTCAACTGGGGAATACCTCAGCACACCTTTATGTGGAAATCGAGACGACCGGTTTGTCTTTACATGTTTTACAGCAGGCTCTGAACCAATTGATCCGGCGTCACGACATGTTGCGGTGCGTGATTCATGAAGATGGTACTCAGCAGATATTGGCGGAAGTGGAGGATTATTCGATTCACAGCCATGATTTGCGTGATGTGGATGCGGCCCAGATTGCATCCGCAGCGTCAGTGTTACGCTACCAGATGTCACATCAAGTTATTGAGGTCCACTCGTGGCCGCTATTCGATATTCGTGCGCTGCTTCTGCCGCAGGAAAAGATCCGGCTGCATATCAGTTTTGATCTGTTGGTCGGTGATGCAATGAGCTGGTTACTTTTTTGCCGGGAGCTGGGGCAACTGAGTCGTTTCCCGGAACGTGAACTGCCGGAACTGACACTCTCGTTCCGGGATTATCTGCTGAGTGAGCAGATGTTAATACAGAGTGATGAGTACCAACGGGCCAGAGATTACTGGCAGCAGCGGTTAGATACGCTGCCGCCGGCACCAGCGTTACCGCTCAGTTCGTCATCGTCTCCGATGCCGGAGGTGATACATTTCGAACGTCGTAGCGGACAATTGTCGAAGACACAGTGGGATTCGCTGAAATCTTACGCCGCTGCCGTCGGGGTCACGCCTTCGGTCTTGCTGATCACCGCCTTTAGTCAGGTTCTGGGCCTGTGGGCGAAATCCCCGGCATTTACCCTGAATCTGACCCTGTTCAATCGTCAGCCCGTTCATCCGGATGTAAATTCGATTCTCGGCGATTTCACTTCTCTGACATTACTTGAAATCGATACCCGCAGCGGACAAAGTTTTGCTGCCCTGGCACGAACCGTACAAGAACGTTTGCTCGATGATTTGGATCATCGTCAGTACGGTGGTGTGGACGTCTTACGGGATCTGTCCCGCCGGCGTGGACAGGAAGGACAGGCGATCATGCCGGTGGTTTTCAGCAGCATCCTACCGCAGTTCGGTCAGGGACAGGATACCGCGATTCTGCGCGAGTTGGGGGAACTGGTCTACGGTATTACTCAGACACCACAGATTTATTGCGATCATCAGGTCTATGAACAGGATGGTGCGCTGCATTTCAACTGGGACATTGTTGAAACCATGTTCCCGGATGGTCTGTGGAACGATATGTTCCAGACCTATTGCGCACTACTGGAGCAACTGCTCGATCCTGATGTCTGGGAAATGGCGGAACCAGTGCCGTTACCACTCTGGCAACAGCAGCAACTGGAACGGGCTCACGATACGCAACGTCACTTCCGTGATGCTGACATGTCGATCAGTGAGTTGGTGAGCCGGCAGGCCGAGAAGTTCCCCAACTCGGTCGCGATCGCTTCCCCGATGCGTTCGTTGACTTATGCCGAACTGAATCGTGAGGCTAACGGTGTGGCCGGATGGTTGCTTTCACAGCGTGTCAGTGCGGACTGCCTGATTGCGGTCGTGATGCAAAAGGGCTGGGAACAGGCAGTGGCCACGCTTAGCATTTTCAAAGCCGGAGCTGCTTATTTGCCGATCGATGCCGATTTGCCCCGGGCACGAATCGAAATGTTGTTGGCACAGGGGGAAGTGACGTTGGTACTGACCCAATCGTGGATCGATGCCCGTATCGACTGGCCGGAACATCTGATGGTTATGGCTGTCGACGAAGCACCGGAGTTGTTGGAAGACTTTTCGTCGCCAGCAGTGACTGTTTCACCGGACCATTTGGCTTACGTTATTTTTACTTCAGGATCCACCGGGCAGCCGAAAGGGGTGGAAATGACTCACCGAGCGGTGGTGAATACGCTGCTGGATATTAATGAACGTTTGGGTGTGTGGTCGGGAGACCGGATTTTCGCCTTATCATCACTCAGTTTTGATCTGTCGGTTTATGACCTGTTCGGTAGCCTGATTGCCGGAGCAACTGCTGTGCTGCCGGATTGCCATCGGTTGAGAGAACCGGCGCACTGGCTGGCACGGATAAAGCAGGAGCAGGTCACTCTGTGGAACTCTGTTCCGGCTCTGATGGATTTGTTGATCGATGCGCTGGATGGCAGTAATGAACGATTGCCTGCAACTTTGCGGGCGGTGTTGTTGAGCGGAGACTGGATCCCTCTGACGCTCCCCAGACGTCTCCGGAGCCGGACCATGAATCCGGGGTTACAACTAATGAGTCTAGGCGGTGCAACAGAGGCGGCGATCTGGTCGATTGCCTATCCGATCGGGCCAATTGATCCGGCATGGCGGAGTATCCCTTATGGATTAGAACTGAGTAACCAGCAGTTTCACGTGTTGGATCAGCAGGGACGAGAGCGTCCGGTTTGGGCTGTCGGGGAACTGCATATTTCCGGAGCCGGTCTGATGCGAGGTTACTGGCGTAATCAGCAAGAGACGACACACCGTTTGTCGGTACACCCTGTGACGGGACAACGGCTCTACGCGACCGGCGATCTGGGGCGTCGTCTGCCGGATGGTACGATTGAGTTTCTGGGGCGGGATGATACACAGGTCAAAGTGGCCGGACACCGTATTGAGTTGGGCGAAATTGAAACCGTACTCCGGCGTCACCCGAGTGTTCGTGAAGCGGTCGTCAGTGTGTCTGATGCGACGGGAACAGGAAAGCGGCTGGCTGCTTATGTCATTCGTGCAGAAGACTGCGATGTCGGAACTGGCGCGCTGAAAGCCTATCTTCAGGCACAATTACCGGTCTATATGATCCCGACAAGTATTGATATATTGGAAACCTTTCCACTGACCGGAAATGGAAAAGTTGATCGCCGGGCGTTGTGTCCGCAGTTTTCGACGGGCGTTGCTGAGGCTGCGATCGCGACTGTCCGGCCGAAGGATATTGTGACTGCGCCGTCAGCGGAAATCAGTAAGTTGGAAAGGGTTGGCCGGATCGTGTCCGATACACTGGGCATTGCCGATATCGGAGCACAGACCAACCTACTGGAGCTCGGGGTATCGTCTGTGGATATCGTCCGGATGGCAAATGCCTTTGAGCAGGCCTGGTCGGTGCGCCTCTCTTTCCGTGAGTTTTATCGGCAGCCTACAATTGCCGCACTGGCGGAAATGTGTGGCGGAGACGATGAGATCCACGCGGACACAACAACCGGGGGCAGTCAAGCGATTGCTCCGGTTGAGGTAATTCTTGACCCTATGGCCCGACGTCGCTTCAAAGCCGAACACCCCGGTTATCCGGAATTTCCGGATGAGCTTGTCCGCTTCCCGCTTGGTGCTATCCCTGAAACGGAGACGATTGTACTGACAGAGCGGCAGACGCATCGACAGTTCAGCACAGAAGTGTTGGCGGCACAGCCGCTCTGCGGGTTATTTGCTTGTCTGTCACGTTTGCCTGAAAGCGACCGCTATCTTTACCCTTCGACCGGCGGAGTGTATGCACTCAGAACTTATATTTGTCTGCATGAGGGAAAAGTATCGGGGATGCCAGCCGGACTGTATTGTCTCGAGCCCCGCGAAAATGCGCTGGTGCTGATCGACACCGATTTTCAGGTACCGCCTGAAATTCACGATCCTTTTGTCAATCGACCGATTTTTGAGCAAGCTGCATTTTCTGTTCTCATCTTTGCTCACCTGCCGGCACTGTTGCCGCTTTATGGTGAGATGGCTCCAGATCTCAGCCGGGTTGAAGCTGGATATCTGGGGCAACTTCTGATGATGAGGGCAGCGCAATACCAGATTGGTTTATGTCCGATTGGTACGATCGATGTGAATCTCATCCGAGAGCGGTTCGGGGTTGAAGACGGAGAGATGTTTGTCCACGGATTTTTGGGAGGAGGATTAGATGAATCCACTATTTCACAAGATTTAACGAGGACGAGACTATGA